The nucleotide sequence CGCGCGTCCACGCCTCGGTCGCGGCCTTCACCGCGGCGTAGTTCGCCGCACCGGCGAGCGGGCGCGCCACGGCCGTGGACGACACCACCGCGAGGCGGCCCGCCTCGGACGCCTTCAGGTCGGCGTCGAAGGCCCGGCTGACGTGGCGCAGCGCTGTGAGCGAGCCCTCGAGGAAGCGGTAGTCGCCGTCGGTCTGGCCAGCCAGGCCCCCTCCGCCCCGCCAGCCGCCGACGAGGTGCAGTACGCCGTCGACGTGCCCGTCGGTCTCGTGGACGCGATCCGCGAGCCGGGCGACCGCCGTCTCGTCACCCAGGTCGCACACCTCGGTGCGGACGCTTCCGGCCGTGCCGCCGGCCAGGGACGCAGCATCCGTCTCGAGTGAATCGAGAAGGTCGCGAAGTCTGTCGGCGTCACGGCCGACGGCCACCACGCGCGCACCCGCGTCGCGGAGGACGCGTGCGGCGATGCGGCCGGAAGCGCTCGTCGCGCCGGCGATGATCACGAGTCTGCCTGAGACGCTCATACGTCTACCCTTCCACGTCGCAGGCGCGCGTTCTCGGCGAGACCGGCCGTCTCGCCGAGAACGCACCGCCGGTGTCAGGAATCGCGGCCGGTGATCCCGGCGGTCGATTCGATGACGGGCTTCATCTTCTTGTCGAGCGCTTCGAAGAACATCGACAGCGGGAACTCGTCGTCCAGGACCGCGTCGGTGTAGCCCTTCGGAGCGCCGGCGAGAGTCTCGTCGGGAAGGCCCCGCGCCCACTGCGAGGCGGGGTTCGGCGTCAGGGTCGAACGCACCAGGTCGTAGGCCGCGAGCCAGTGCGCGGTCTTCGGCCGGTCGATCGAGCGCCAGTAGAGTTCGTCGATCGCCTCGCCGAGGGCGATGACCGCAGCCGGCACGTCGTCCCAGTCGAAGGCGAGCGCGGTGTCGGTCCAGTGCAGCACGTCGCGCTGGTGCAGCCAGGCGAAGAGCAGCTGGCCGCCGAGCCCGTCGTAGTTGCGCACCCGCGAGCCCGTGATCGAGAACCGGAAGATGCGGTCGAAGATCACCGCATATTGCACGAGCTTCGCGTGCTCGAGCATCTCGGCCTCGGCGGGCGTCAGAGACTCCTGCGCGGCGAGACGCTTCTGGATCGCGACGCACTCTCGGAAGGCCGTGAGATCGCACCGCAGCTCTTCGAGCGAGTACAGGAAGTACGGCATCCGCTGCTTGATCATGAAGGGGTCGAACGGCAGGTCGCCCCGCATGTGGGTGCGGTCGTGGATGATGTCCCACATCACGAACGTCTTCTCGGTCAGCTCCTGGTCGTCGAGCATGCGCGCGGCGTCGTCGGGCAGATCGAGCTTGGTGATCTCGGCGGCGGCGCGCACGACGCGGCGGTAGCGCGCGGCTTCGCGGTCCTGGAAGATCGCGCCCCACGTGAAGGTCGGGATCTCGCGCATCGTGACGGTCTCGGGGAACAGCACCGCGCTGTTCGTGTCGTAGCCCGGTGTGAAGTCGACGAACCGCAGCGACACGAACAGGTTGTTGCCGTAGTCGCCGGCCTCGAGCTGCGCGATGAACTCGGGCCAGATCACCTCGACGAGCACCGCCTCGACGTGGCGGTCGCGCGTGCCGTTCTGCGTGTACATCGGGAACACGACGAGATGACGGATGCCGTCGGCCCGCTGCTGCTGCGGCTGGAAGGCCCCGAGCGAGTCGAGGAAGTCCGGGATGCCGAATCCCTGGTCGGTCCAGCGCTCGAAGTCGCTCACGGACGCGGAGAGGTAGTCGGCGTCGTGGGGGAACGCGGGCGCCAGCGCGCGGATGCCGGCCGTGATCTCGGCGACCAGAGCGCGGGCCTCGTCGTGGGCGGCAGCATCCGGAATCGATCCGTCCTGCGCCTGGAGGCTCTGGATCGCGGTCGCGGCGGCCTTGAGGCGCAACCAGGCGTCACTGGTCTCGGCCAAGCGCGCATCCTCGACGACCTCGGGTTCGCCGACGATGGCCTTCGCGGTGTGAAGGGTGCTGCTGGACATGGTGAACCTCCGATCTTCGAGTGCGGTTTCGCGCTCCATTCTAGAGAAGTTCCCTTCAGAGCGAGATTCAGCAGGAAAATTTCCTGTTCACGGTAGAGTGGGGCCATGCCCGCCCTGGATGACGCGATCGATGCCGCCATCGTGCGCGAGGTGTCGCAGGACGCCCGCGCCACCCTTGCCGACCTGTCCGCGGCCGTCGGCCTGTCGGTGTCGGCCGTTCAGGCGCGACTGCGCCGCCTCGAGAGCCGCGGCGTCATCACCGGCTACCGCGCCCTCGTCGACGCCGAGGCGGTCGGCAAGCCGCTCGCGGCCTTCGTCGAGATCACTCCCCTCGACCCCGCCCAGCCCGACAACGCGCCGGAGCTCCTCGAGCATCTCTCCGAGATCGAGGCGTGCCACTCCATCGCCGGTGACGCCAGCTACATCCTGCTCGTGCGGGTCTCGACGCCGCGTCATCTCGAATCGCTGATTCGCGACATCCGTGCTGCCGCGTCGGTCAACACCCGCACGACGGTCGTGCTGCAGACGTTCTACGAGAATCGCCCGATCCTTCCGGCCTGACGTGGGTAGTCTCGGCCCATGGAGTCCGCGCCGAGTTCACCCGAGGACGATCGCGGTCGGGGAGTGCTGATCGTGCGCAACGCGGCTGCCGGGTCGGCAGTCATCAGGCTCGATCCGGGGTCGACGTTCGCCGAGCGGCTGCCCGCGGCGCAGATCCGGGAGATCCGCGAAGACGAAGACCTCGAGGACGTCGTCGCCGCGGCCATGGCCGCCGACGCGCCGCCGACGGTGCTCGGGGTCTACGGCGGCGACGGGTCGGTGTCGCGGATGGCGCACCTCGCCCGGAGGTATGACCGGCCCCTCCTCGCCATGCCCGGTGGCACATTCAATCACTTCGTCCGCGCGCTGGGCATAGACAGTGTGAGCGTCGCCATCGACGCGTATGAGGCCGGGTCGACGGTCGACGTCGGCGTTGCGGAGGCGAGGCCGGACGACGACGCACCGCTCACGGTG is from Microbacterium sp. LWH3-1.2 and encodes:
- a CDS encoding SDR family NAD(P)-dependent oxidoreductase — encoded protein: MSVSGRLVIIAGATSASGRIAARVLRDAGARVVAVGRDADRLRDLLDSLETDAASLAGGTAGSVRTEVCDLGDETAVARLADRVHETDGHVDGVLHLVGGWRGGGGLAGQTDGDYRFLEGSLTALRHVSRAFDADLKASEAGRLAVVSSTAVARPLAGAANYAAVKAATEAWTRAVAQGFTKAARDSGGQPAAASMIFRVKSLDGLEEALAQRFADLWLADATEINDTIVELTDPSL
- a CDS encoding DUF6421 family protein, whose translation is MSSSTLHTAKAIVGEPEVVEDARLAETSDAWLRLKAAATAIQSLQAQDGSIPDAAAHDEARALVAEITAGIRALAPAFPHDADYLSASVSDFERWTDQGFGIPDFLDSLGAFQPQQQRADGIRHLVVFPMYTQNGTRDRHVEAVLVEVIWPEFIAQLEAGDYGNNLFVSLRFVDFTPGYDTNSAVLFPETVTMREIPTFTWGAIFQDREAARYRRVVRAAAEITKLDLPDDAARMLDDQELTEKTFVMWDIIHDRTHMRGDLPFDPFMIKQRMPYFLYSLEELRCDLTAFRECVAIQKRLAAQESLTPAEAEMLEHAKLVQYAVIFDRIFRFSITGSRVRNYDGLGGQLLFAWLHQRDVLHWTDTALAFDWDDVPAAVIALGEAIDELYWRSIDRPKTAHWLAAYDLVRSTLTPNPASQWARGLPDETLAGAPKGYTDAVLDDEFPLSMFFEALDKKMKPVIESTAGITGRDS
- a CDS encoding Lrp/AsnC family transcriptional regulator — its product is MPALDDAIDAAIVREVSQDARATLADLSAAVGLSVSAVQARLRRLESRGVITGYRALVDAEAVGKPLAAFVEITPLDPAQPDNAPELLEHLSEIEACHSIAGDASYILLVRVSTPRHLESLIRDIRAAASVNTRTTVVLQTFYENRPILPA